From one Culex quinquefasciatus strain JHB chromosome 3, VPISU_Cqui_1.0_pri_paternal, whole genome shotgun sequence genomic stretch:
- the LOC119769065 gene encoding circumsporozoite protein-like produces the protein MEQMRKDNKELRQTCRELTDRLQNINLAELRKKATNPQNNSEVPSRQTEPPLNQSSSKTNQFQPSAQNQEPPPPDNRQNPQFSQGLQLPPNPSNQTSQSYQWPRSSKWSNPQQNRGVPPPPNQTPQLYQWPMSNPQQNRGVPPTSNQTPQLYQWPQQEQGNQFGLPGQNNRSQPTGQGNTVNGNQTPSQGNQFQPRNAQNNQSQPLGLTLRLHRPPFGNEASGSHGGYDDHGDEDDDSEDDGDDVQGISYHLKDQTPPNGAVRQTD, from the coding sequence ATGGAACAAATGCGCAAGGATAACAAGGAACTTAGGCAGACGTGTAGGGAACTGACCGATCGCTTGCAGAATATCAACTTAGCTGAGTTACGGAAGAAGGCAACTAATCCTCAAAACAATTCGGAAGTACCTTCGCGACAGACCGAACCTCCGCTGAACCAATCTTCGTCGAAAACGAACCAGTTTCAACCGTCGGCGCAGAACCAGGAACCGCCGCCGCCGGACAATCGACAGAACCCACAGTTCAGCCAAGGTTTGCAACTCCCTCCAAATCCATCAAACCAAACCTCTCAGTCGTACCAGTGGCCGAGATCAAGCAAATGGTCGAATCCTCAGCAGAATCGTGGAGTTCCACCACCTCCAAACCAAACTCCCCAGTTGTACCAATGGCCGATGTCGAATCCTCAGCAGAATCGCGGAGTTCCACCAACTTCAAACCAGACTCCCCAGTTGTACCAGTGGCCACAACAGGAGCAGGGTAACCAGTTTGGTCTCCCAGGACAGAACAACCGTTCGCAACCAACGGGGCAAGGGAACACGGTCAATGGGAACCAAACGCCGTCGCAGGGTAATCAATTCCAACCGCGGAACGCGCAGAACAACCAGTCGCAGCCATTGGGACTGACTTTGCGCTTGCATCGACCGCCGTTTGGAAATGAAGCTTCCGGAAGTCACGGTGGCTACGATGACCACGGAGATGAGGATGACGACTCTGAAGATGATGGCGATGACGTTCAGGGAATTTCATACCATTTGAAGGACCAGACGCCGCCGAACGGAGCAGTACGACAGACGGATTGA